A window of the Arthrobacter sp. Marseille-P9274 genome harbors these coding sequences:
- the purB gene encoding adenylosuccinate lyase, whose protein sequence is MSETSRVSLAELTPGIMLGPLDGRYRSAVAPLVDYLSEAALNRDRVHVEVEWLIHLTDQSVLPGTSPLTEDQKSALRRIVTGFDAESIKELAETEAITVHDVKAVEYFIGNRLPDIGIGHLKSLVHFGCTSEDINNLSYAVGIKGAVEQVWLPAARALVGQFAAMAQEHRDVPMLSRTHGQPATPTSLGKELAVIAHRLDRQLDRIARTEYLGKINGATGTYAAHYASVPGADWQAVSRSFVEGLGLTWNPLTTQIESHDWQAELYADMARFNRILHNACTDIWSYISIGYFAQVPVEGATGSSTMPHKVNPIRFENAEANLEISCGLLDTLAATLVTSRWQRDLTDSSSQRNIGVAFGHSLLAISNVAKGLDRLNVPADVLAADLDQNWEVLGEAIQMVMRAEAIAGVEGMENPYERLKELTRGHRVDAERMKEFVSGLGLSADAEARLLALTPSTYNGIAGRLVDHLK, encoded by the coding sequence ATGTCTGAAACTTCCCGCGTCTCACTCGCAGAACTCACCCCCGGCATCATGCTCGGCCCGCTGGACGGCCGCTACCGCTCAGCCGTCGCTCCGCTGGTCGACTACCTGTCCGAGGCCGCGCTGAACCGGGACCGCGTGCATGTGGAGGTCGAGTGGCTGATCCACCTCACCGACCAGTCCGTGCTGCCCGGCACGAGCCCGCTGACCGAGGACCAGAAGTCCGCGCTGCGCCGGATCGTCACCGGATTCGACGCCGAATCCATCAAGGAACTCGCGGAGACCGAAGCCATCACCGTCCACGACGTGAAGGCCGTCGAGTACTTCATCGGCAACCGCCTGCCGGACATCGGGATCGGCCACCTGAAGTCGCTGGTCCACTTCGGCTGCACCTCGGAAGACATCAACAATCTCTCCTACGCCGTGGGCATCAAGGGCGCGGTCGAGCAGGTGTGGCTGCCCGCGGCCCGCGCCCTGGTCGGACAGTTCGCGGCGATGGCCCAGGAGCACCGGGACGTGCCGATGCTCTCCCGCACGCACGGCCAGCCCGCCACGCCCACCAGCCTCGGCAAGGAACTGGCGGTCATCGCCCACCGGCTCGACCGCCAGCTGGACCGGATCGCGCGCACCGAGTACCTGGGCAAGATCAACGGCGCCACCGGCACCTACGCGGCGCACTACGCCTCGGTCCCCGGCGCGGACTGGCAGGCCGTTTCCCGCAGCTTCGTCGAGGGCCTGGGCCTGACCTGGAACCCGCTGACCACGCAGATCGAGTCGCACGACTGGCAGGCCGAGCTGTACGCCGACATGGCCCGGTTCAACCGGATCCTGCACAACGCCTGCACGGACATCTGGAGCTACATCTCGATCGGCTACTTCGCGCAGGTTCCGGTGGAGGGCGCCACGGGCTCCTCCACGATGCCGCACAAGGTCAACCCGATCCGATTCGAAAACGCCGAGGCCAACCTCGAGATCTCCTGCGGGCTGCTGGACACCCTCGCCGCCACGCTGGTCACCTCCCGCTGGCAGCGCGACCTGACGGACTCGTCGTCGCAGCGCAACATCGGCGTCGCCTTCGGCCACTCCCTGCTGGCCATCTCCAACGTGGCGAAGGGGCTCGATCGGCTCAACGTCCCCGCCGACGTCCTGGCGGCGGACCTGGACCAGAACTGGGAGGTCCTGGGCGAGGCCATCCAGATGGTGATGCGGGCCGAGGCAATCGCCGGCGTCGAGGGCATGGAGAACCCGTACGAGCGGCTGAAGGAGCTCACCCGCGGGCACCGCGTGGACGCCGAGCGCATGAAGGAATTCGTCTCCGGCCTGGGCCTCAGCGCCGACGCCGAGGCGCGCCTGCTCGCGCTGACCCCGTCCACCTACAACGGCATCGCCGGCCGGCTGGTGGACCACCTCAAGTAG
- a CDS encoding metallophosphoesterase family protein — protein sequence MSTNSPNLGRRGLIAGGSAAILAGMLASTPGASAAVSSQRPGRAGMPLAFGSDGKFRIVQFNDTQDGPRTDRRTIEFMGKVLDAEKPGFALINGDVINGSPKSAQEVRQSINNVVQPMESRGVKWALTFGNHDEDSMENGTGMTEAKMLEFVRGYEHNVNAGPEKGVEGSSNAQLLIRSGSSSKPAFGIWLLDSGRYAPDTLGGQDFHGLMGYDWVRPSQIQWYRDTSLATERKYGKVQSLMFFHIPLFEHHHMWFGSQFSSNDADHAAAVKKHGIVGVKNEEVYTGAFNSGLYAALQERGDVRGVFVGHDHINTYSGDYFGIELGYGPGTGFGTYGLGGDKEHHLRGARVFELDEKAERVYTATRTVFAKDLGIDMDPKKQPLDGPLPLP from the coding sequence ATGAGCACCAACTCCCCCAACCTCGGACGCCGCGGCCTGATCGCCGGAGGCTCTGCAGCAATCCTCGCCGGCATGCTGGCCTCGACCCCCGGGGCCAGCGCCGCGGTTTCGTCCCAGCGCCCGGGCCGCGCCGGGATGCCGCTGGCGTTCGGCAGCGACGGCAAGTTCCGCATCGTCCAGTTCAACGACACCCAGGACGGCCCGCGCACGGACCGCCGGACCATCGAGTTCATGGGCAAAGTGCTGGACGCCGAAAAGCCCGGGTTCGCCCTGATCAACGGCGACGTCATCAACGGCTCGCCCAAGAGCGCGCAGGAAGTGCGCCAGTCCATCAACAACGTGGTCCAGCCGATGGAGTCCCGCGGCGTCAAGTGGGCGCTCACCTTCGGCAACCATGACGAGGATTCGATGGAGAACGGCACCGGGATGACCGAGGCCAAGATGCTCGAGTTCGTCCGCGGATACGAGCACAACGTCAACGCCGGGCCGGAAAAGGGCGTCGAGGGCTCCTCCAACGCGCAGTTGCTGATCCGTTCGGGCAGCAGCAGCAAGCCGGCCTTCGGCATCTGGCTGCTGGACTCCGGCCGGTACGCCCCGGACACGCTCGGCGGGCAGGACTTCCACGGGCTGATGGGCTACGACTGGGTCCGCCCGAGCCAGATCCAGTGGTACCGGGACACCTCGCTGGCCACGGAACGGAAGTACGGCAAGGTCCAGTCCCTGATGTTCTTCCACATCCCGCTCTTCGAGCACCACCACATGTGGTTCGGCTCCCAGTTCAGCTCGAACGACGCCGACCACGCTGCCGCAGTGAAGAAGCACGGCATCGTCGGGGTCAAGAACGAAGAAGTCTACACGGGCGCGTTCAACTCCGGGCTTTATGCCGCGCTGCAGGAACGCGGGGACGTCCGCGGCGTGTTCGTCGGCCACGACCACATCAACACGTACTCGGGCGACTACTTCGGCATCGAGCTGGGCTACGGACCGGGAACGGGCTTCGGCACCTACGGGCTCGGCGGGGATAAGGAACACCACCTGCGCGGCGCTCGGGTATTCGAGCTGGATGAGAAGGCCGAGCGCGTTTACACGGCCACCCGGACGGTGTTCGCGAAGGACCTCGGCATCGACATGGACCCGAAAAAGCAGCCGCTGGACGGGCCGCTCCCGCTGCCCTAG
- the betT gene encoding choline BCCT transporter BetT, whose protein sequence is MAKVEQTPTPDNEPTKALVERERFGGTDRRRNHDPEIEARRPPISSTELSKGPTELVESPRPRVNWRVFIISSIVVVLFSLWAMLAPTTAASTMHSVVTWIATNLGWYYVVTVTLVIIFVLWVALSKEGSVRLGPDHSRPQYRLFTWVAMLFAAGVGIDMLFYSVTGPITQYITPPSATPESAAAAQDAVVWTMFHYGVAGWSMYALLGMAMGYFAYRWGMPLSIRAALYPLLGRRVRGATGDVIDIFALVGTVFGVATSMGIGVVLLNVGFSWLFGLEEGLALQIALVLVAVIMTIAACTSGVDKGIRLISELNLWSAGAMMLYILVTGKTSFLLNAMVENIGRFVFTLPERTLQTLAYEEGGSEWMAGWTLFFWAFWLAWGPFVGLFLARISRGRTLREFVIAAITAPVLCDFFIVSIFGNSAMSEVLGGNKEFAQLAIDSPEHGWYALLEMFPGAPFLIGLATLSGLLFYLTSANSGAMVMSNFSSSIPDPSMDGAKWLRIFWALVTAFLTVAMLVAGGVTTMEYATLIFALPVTIIAYLVMASFSKVLRMERAEREGLVLRRRSAAAHGGHAPEKTWRQRLAGLRSYPSNRAVAQFAARVVKPALQDVAREFTQLGYEAELTTASNEETGVDEHTLVVNMADHRNFHYQVAAVEAPVPMFGARSMSREIDTYYRLEVFTQTGTEGYDLMGLSRQQIIDDVLDRYEAHLAFLKYSSEHAYASVLTPAVPPSTGSTPHVEAKTEDPERPDV, encoded by the coding sequence ATGGCTAAGGTTGAGCAGACACCGACTCCGGACAACGAGCCGACGAAGGCACTCGTTGAACGCGAGCGCTTCGGCGGAACCGATCGACGCAGGAACCACGATCCTGAGATCGAGGCCAGGCGTCCTCCCATTTCCAGCACCGAGCTGAGCAAGGGACCAACGGAACTCGTCGAGAGCCCCAGACCACGGGTCAACTGGCGGGTCTTCATCATTTCCTCGATCGTCGTCGTCCTGTTTTCGTTGTGGGCGATGCTCGCGCCGACGACCGCGGCCAGCACCATGCACTCCGTGGTCACCTGGATCGCCACCAACCTGGGCTGGTACTACGTCGTAACGGTCACCCTCGTCATCATTTTCGTCCTGTGGGTAGCCCTCTCCAAGGAGGGCAGCGTCCGGCTCGGCCCCGACCACTCGCGTCCGCAATACCGCCTGTTCACCTGGGTCGCCATGCTGTTTGCCGCAGGCGTGGGCATCGACATGCTCTTCTATTCGGTGACCGGCCCGATCACCCAATACATCACGCCCCCGTCAGCTACTCCCGAGTCGGCGGCGGCCGCCCAGGACGCGGTCGTCTGGACCATGTTCCATTACGGCGTCGCCGGCTGGTCGATGTATGCGCTGCTCGGCATGGCGATGGGTTACTTCGCCTACCGGTGGGGGATGCCGCTGTCCATCCGGGCAGCCCTGTACCCGCTGCTGGGCAGGCGGGTCCGCGGTGCGACCGGCGACGTGATCGACATTTTCGCCCTGGTGGGCACGGTGTTCGGCGTGGCCACCTCGATGGGAATCGGCGTCGTCCTGCTCAACGTCGGCTTCAGCTGGCTGTTCGGGCTAGAGGAAGGCCTGGCCCTGCAGATCGCCCTCGTGCTCGTCGCCGTGATCATGACCATCGCCGCCTGCACGTCCGGCGTCGACAAGGGGATCCGGCTGATCTCCGAGCTCAACCTCTGGTCCGCCGGCGCGATGATGCTCTACATCCTCGTCACCGGCAAGACGTCGTTCCTGCTCAACGCCATGGTCGAAAACATCGGCCGCTTCGTCTTCACCCTTCCCGAGCGCACCCTGCAGACCCTGGCCTACGAGGAAGGCGGCTCGGAGTGGATGGCCGGCTGGACCTTGTTCTTCTGGGCGTTCTGGCTGGCCTGGGGGCCGTTCGTCGGGCTCTTCCTGGCGCGCATCTCACGGGGCCGGACCCTGCGTGAGTTCGTCATCGCCGCCATCACCGCTCCGGTCCTTTGCGACTTCTTCATTGTCTCGATCTTCGGCAACAGCGCCATGAGCGAGGTGCTCGGAGGGAACAAGGAGTTCGCGCAGCTCGCCATCGACAGCCCGGAACACGGCTGGTACGCACTGCTGGAGATGTTCCCGGGAGCGCCCTTCCTGATCGGGCTGGCCACGTTGTCCGGCCTGCTGTTCTACCTCACCAGCGCCAACTCCGGCGCCATGGTCATGTCGAACTTCTCCTCCTCGATCCCCGACCCATCGATGGACGGAGCGAAGTGGCTGCGCATCTTCTGGGCGCTGGTCACGGCCTTCCTCACGGTGGCCATGCTCGTGGCGGGCGGCGTGACGACCATGGAATACGCCACGCTGATCTTCGCCCTGCCGGTCACGATCATCGCGTATCTGGTGATGGCTTCCTTCTCGAAGGTGCTCCGGATGGAGCGGGCCGAGAGGGAGGGCCTGGTGCTGCGCCGCCGTTCTGCTGCCGCCCATGGCGGCCATGCTCCCGAGAAGACCTGGCGGCAGCGGCTTGCCGGTCTGCGCTCCTACCCGTCGAACAGGGCCGTGGCCCAGTTCGCCGCACGTGTCGTGAAGCCCGCCCTGCAGGACGTGGCCAGGGAATTCACGCAACTCGGCTACGAGGCCGAGCTGACGACCGCATCCAACGAGGAAACCGGCGTCGATGAGCACACCCTGGTGGTGAACATGGCAGACCACAGGAACTTCCACTACCAGGTGGCAGCCGTCGAGGCCCCGGTGCCGATGTTCGGCGCCCGCAGCATGTCGCGCGAGATCGACACCTACTACCGGCTCGAAGTGTTCACCCAGACGGGCACCGAGGGGTACGACCTCATGGGCCTGAGCCGGCAGCAGATTATCGACGACGTCCTCGACCGCTACGAGGCGCATCTGGCGTTCCTCAAGTACTCCAGCGAGCACGCCTACGCCTCGGTGCTCACCCCGGCGGTACCGCCGTCGACCGGGTCGACTCCGCACGTGGAGGCAAAGACCGAGGATCCCGAGCGGCCCGACGTTTAA
- a CDS encoding GNAT family N-acetyltransferase yields MHGSRRLIFRRVPWDNPVGAELRRAQQAELAARFGTPDHEPGPPPSDADVALFLIAYERCSGQPLGCGGIRHLDEATGEIKRVYVLPYARGSEVASSILAVLEDCAAELGYSELRAEAGSVQADGIRLYESSGYARVPNFGPYAEAATSRCFAKVIGARTLAASAAS; encoded by the coding sequence ATGCACGGCAGCAGGCGGCTTATTTTCCGGCGGGTCCCCTGGGACAACCCGGTGGGCGCGGAACTGCGCAGGGCGCAGCAGGCGGAACTGGCCGCGCGCTTCGGGACGCCGGACCACGAACCGGGTCCGCCGCCGTCGGACGCGGACGTGGCGCTCTTCCTGATCGCGTATGAACGCTGCAGCGGACAACCGCTGGGCTGCGGCGGCATCCGCCATCTGGACGAAGCAACCGGGGAGATCAAGCGCGTCTATGTGCTCCCCTATGCCAGGGGCTCCGAAGTGGCCAGCTCCATCCTCGCGGTACTCGAGGACTGTGCCGCGGAGCTCGGGTATTCGGAGCTTCGGGCCGAGGCTGGCTCCGTCCAGGCCGATGGCATCAGGTTGTATGAGAGTTCCGGCTATGCGCGCGTACCGAACTTCGGCCCTTACGCGGAGGCGGCCACGTCCCGCTGCTTTGCCAAGGTCATCGGCGCGAGGACCCTGGCAGCCAGCGCCGCTTCATAG
- a CDS encoding acyl-CoA thioesterase, producing MENGDITFHTRKWVRPEDLNANGTLFGGSLLRWIDEEAAIYAIVQLGNGMAVTKYMSEINFVSSAQQGDLIEMGLTATDFGRTSLTMRAEVRNMFTRQSILTIEKIVFVNLGEDGKPAPHGYTEITYSRDRVPRQHLDRMPPR from the coding sequence ATGGAGAACGGCGACATCACCTTCCACACCCGCAAATGGGTGCGGCCCGAAGACCTCAATGCCAACGGCACCCTCTTCGGCGGCAGCCTGCTGCGGTGGATCGACGAGGAGGCGGCCATCTACGCCATCGTCCAGCTGGGCAACGGGATGGCGGTCACCAAGTACATGTCCGAAATCAATTTCGTCAGCTCGGCCCAGCAGGGCGACCTGATCGAGATGGGGCTGACGGCCACGGACTTCGGCCGGACCTCGCTGACGATGCGTGCCGAGGTGCGGAACATGTTCACCCGCCAGTCCATCCTGACGATCGAGAAAATCGTCTTCGTCAACCTCGGCGAGGACGGCAAGCCAGCCCCGCACGGCTACACCGAGATCACCTACTCCCGCGACCGCGTGCCGCGCCAGCACCTGGACCGCATGCCGCCGCGATAA
- a CDS encoding DsrE family protein, with the protein MENADLVLHLGGPGTQPFPDLAAALRVARNARAELPEARIELVVQGPVVTQLAGSGPAAAEAGALAAESGTKVTACRNSLRTAGIDETSLPPGIAVVPAAVAHLAQRQFGGAAYIRI; encoded by the coding sequence ATGGAGAACGCCGATCTTGTCCTTCACCTGGGCGGCCCGGGGACACAGCCATTCCCCGACCTTGCCGCAGCCTTGCGCGTCGCGCGTAATGCGCGCGCGGAGTTGCCCGAGGCCAGGATCGAACTCGTCGTGCAGGGACCGGTAGTCACCCAGTTGGCCGGATCCGGCCCGGCGGCTGCGGAAGCCGGAGCCCTCGCCGCCGAAAGCGGCACTAAGGTGACGGCGTGCCGCAACAGCCTCCGCACGGCAGGAATCGACGAAACATCCCTGCCGCCGGGCATCGCCGTGGTCCCCGCCGCCGTCGCCCACCTCGCCCAACGGCAATTCGGCGGCGCCGCCTACATCCGCATCTAG
- a CDS encoding MBL fold metallo-hydrolase encodes MLLERIYDEDLAQAGYFIGCQRKGEAVVVDARRDIDVYLEMAKANGMKIVAVTETHIHADYLSGTRELAAATGADIYVSGEGGTDWQYGFGAARLNDGDAVSIGNITVQAVHTPGHTPEHLSFLVTDGAFSDQPGYLLSGDFVFAGDPGRPDLLDEAAGGIDTRFEGAKQLFASLRTKFLTLPDHVQVYPGHGSGSACGKALGAIPSTTVGYERLYSWWGKYLETNDEQGFIDELLDGQPDAHAYFGRMKRQNRLGPAVMGDRAPLPELDNQTIAADLAADKVTFVDTRPNTQVHEGTVPGALNIPAGNKAASFGAWAYDPETDDRPLVLLAPDQDAARTMWDHLVRVGIDNVAGYTTNLDGLPTAVPALIQPEELEGFDAALVLDVRNRTEHTAGHIPGSDQLSAGRVLWNLDKLPFDGTIVTYCQSGVRNSVAASALRRAGYNVVELDGSYAAWENFQATRQTAAIR; translated from the coding sequence ATGCTGCTCGAGCGAATCTATGACGAGGACCTGGCGCAGGCCGGCTACTTCATCGGCTGCCAGCGCAAGGGCGAGGCCGTGGTGGTCGATGCCCGCCGCGACATCGATGTGTACCTCGAGATGGCCAAGGCCAACGGGATGAAGATCGTCGCGGTCACCGAGACCCACATCCACGCCGACTATCTCTCCGGCACCCGTGAGCTCGCCGCGGCCACCGGCGCGGACATCTACGTCTCCGGCGAGGGCGGCACGGACTGGCAGTACGGCTTCGGCGCCGCGCGCCTCAACGACGGCGATGCGGTCTCGATCGGCAACATCACCGTCCAGGCCGTACACACCCCCGGGCACACCCCGGAACACCTGTCCTTCCTCGTCACCGACGGCGCATTCAGCGACCAGCCCGGCTACCTCCTCTCCGGCGACTTCGTCTTCGCGGGAGACCCGGGCCGGCCGGACCTGCTGGACGAGGCCGCCGGCGGCATCGACACCCGCTTCGAGGGCGCGAAGCAGCTCTTCGCCAGCCTGCGCACCAAGTTCCTGACCCTGCCCGACCACGTCCAGGTCTACCCCGGCCACGGCTCCGGCAGCGCCTGCGGCAAGGCTCTGGGCGCGATCCCGTCCACCACGGTCGGCTACGAACGTCTCTACTCCTGGTGGGGCAAGTACCTTGAAACCAACGACGAACAGGGCTTCATCGACGAGCTCCTCGACGGCCAGCCCGACGCCCACGCCTACTTCGGCCGGATGAAGCGCCAGAACCGCCTCGGCCCGGCCGTGATGGGCGACCGCGCACCGCTGCCCGAACTGGACAATCAGACCATTGCCGCAGACCTGGCCGCCGACAAGGTCACTTTCGTCGACACCCGCCCCAACACGCAGGTCCACGAAGGCACCGTGCCTGGCGCGCTGAACATCCCGGCCGGGAACAAGGCCGCCAGCTTCGGCGCCTGGGCCTACGACCCCGAGACCGACGACCGGCCCCTGGTCCTGCTGGCCCCGGACCAGGACGCGGCCCGCACCATGTGGGACCACCTGGTCCGCGTCGGCATCGACAACGTCGCCGGCTACACGACAAACCTGGACGGGCTGCCCACTGCGGTCCCGGCCCTGATCCAACCCGAGGAACTCGAGGGCTTCGACGCCGCCCTGGTCCTGGACGTGCGGAACAGGACCGAGCACACCGCCGGCCACATCCCCGGCTCCGACCAGCTCAGCGCCGGCCGTGTGCTCTGGAACCTGGACAAGCTCCCCTTCGACGGCACCATCGTGACCTACTGCCAGAGCGGGGTGCGCAACTCCGTCGCCGCCAGCGCCCTGCGCCGCGCCGGCTACAACGTCGTCGAACTCGACGGCAGCTACGCAGCCTGGGAAAACTTCCAGGCCACCCGCCAAACGGCCGCCATCCGCTAA
- a CDS encoding metal-sensitive transcriptional regulator encodes MQLDATELTPVINRLKRAHGQLAAVTRMLEEGRDCKDVVTQLAAVSKALDRAGFVIISTGLEQCLAKQDNSIDKKDLEKLFLSLA; translated from the coding sequence ATGCAACTGGATGCCACAGAACTCACGCCGGTGATCAATCGGCTCAAGCGCGCGCACGGCCAGCTCGCCGCCGTCACACGGATGCTGGAGGAAGGCCGCGACTGCAAGGACGTGGTCACCCAGTTGGCCGCCGTGTCAAAGGCGCTGGACCGCGCAGGATTCGTGATCATTTCGACCGGCCTGGAGCAGTGCCTGGCCAAGCAGGACAACTCCATCGACAAGAAGGACCTCGAAAAGCTCTTCCTCTCCCTGGCCTGA
- a CDS encoding rhodanese-like domain-containing protein, which yields MDRHEDLVVIDVRSAAEFESQHIRGSYNVPLPLLSEHTDELAERLGKRVVLVCQSGVRAEQARQRLVTAGLGSARVLTGGVPAFAAAGGDVVRGAQRWDLERQVRMAAGTLVVGGLLAGKFVSPKLRLLAGAIGTGLTFSAATNTCAMGNMLSKMPWNKTAAKPTAESAIRQLPGA from the coding sequence ATGGACCGGCACGAGGACCTGGTCGTGATCGACGTCCGCTCCGCCGCCGAGTTCGAATCCCAGCACATCCGCGGCTCCTACAACGTGCCGCTGCCGCTGCTCTCCGAGCACACGGACGAACTCGCCGAACGCCTCGGCAAGCGCGTCGTCCTGGTCTGCCAGTCCGGCGTCCGCGCCGAGCAGGCCCGCCAGCGGCTGGTCACCGCCGGGCTCGGATCGGCCCGAGTGCTCACCGGCGGCGTACCGGCATTCGCCGCGGCGGGAGGCGACGTCGTCCGGGGTGCCCAGCGCTGGGACCTCGAGCGCCAGGTCCGGATGGCAGCCGGCACCCTCGTGGTCGGCGGCCTGCTGGCCGGCAAGTTCGTCTCCCCCAAGCTGCGACTGCTCGCCGGCGCCATCGGCACCGGCTTGACCTTCTCGGCCGCGACCAACACCTGCGCCATGGGCAACATGCTCTCCAAGATGCCCTGGAACAAGACCGCCGCCAAGCCCACCGCCGAAAGCGCAATCCGGCAACTGCCCGGCGCCTGA
- a CDS encoding rhodanese-like domain-containing protein translates to MAETTIQDTNDRRTRDQILDVREDFEVAEGMIPEALHIPMGDLNRRLNELDRSRPFIVVCRSGNRSARVADALNTAGYTADTMTGGMIAWQRAGLPTR, encoded by the coding sequence ATGGCCGAGACCACCATCCAGGACACCAACGACCGCCGCACCCGCGACCAGATCCTCGATGTCCGCGAGGATTTCGAAGTCGCCGAGGGAATGATCCCCGAAGCCCTGCACATCCCGATGGGCGACCTCAACCGCCGCCTGAACGAGCTCGACCGCAGCCGCCCCTTCATCGTGGTCTGCCGCAGCGGCAACCGCAGCGCCCGCGTCGCCGACGCGCTCAACACCGCCGGCTACACCGCCGACACCATGACCGGCGGCATGATCGCCTGGCAGCGCGCCGGCCTTCCCACCCGCTGA
- a CDS encoding sulfite exporter TauE/SafE family protein: protein MSLALTATLLLSVVIGLSLGLLGGGGSILTVPILTYVAGLDPKEAIAASLFVVGATSAVSAIAHARNGRVKWRTGLVFGAAGMAGAFLGGLLGGHIPGTILMIAFALMMVATSIAMIRGRKNKAQDATTHNNELPVLKVTLEGLVVGLVTGLVGAGGGFLVVPALALLGGLAMPVAVGTSLVVIALKSFAGLGGYLTSVSLDWGLVGAVTAAAIVGSVLGSRLAGRIPETALRKGFGIFVLVMGVFVLVQELPAPANTILAVAAAVLAAAALTCRYAIPACPLRRSPARPAAAGAR from the coding sequence ATGAGCCTCGCCCTCACGGCCACCCTGCTGCTCTCCGTCGTCATCGGACTCTCCCTCGGCCTGCTCGGCGGCGGGGGCTCCATCCTCACCGTTCCCATCCTCACCTACGTCGCCGGGCTCGACCCCAAGGAAGCCATCGCCGCGTCCCTGTTCGTCGTCGGTGCGACCTCGGCCGTGAGCGCCATCGCCCACGCACGCAACGGCCGCGTCAAATGGCGCACGGGCCTGGTCTTCGGTGCCGCCGGCATGGCCGGAGCCTTCCTCGGCGGCCTGCTCGGCGGACACATCCCCGGCACCATCCTCATGATCGCCTTCGCCCTCATGATGGTCGCCACCTCCATCGCCATGATCCGCGGCCGCAAAAACAAGGCCCAGGACGCCACCACCCACAACAACGAACTGCCCGTCCTCAAAGTCACCCTCGAAGGCCTCGTCGTCGGCCTCGTCACCGGACTGGTCGGAGCCGGCGGCGGATTCCTCGTCGTCCCGGCCCTCGCCCTTCTCGGCGGCCTCGCGATGCCCGTCGCCGTCGGAACCTCCCTGGTCGTCATCGCGCTGAAGTCCTTCGCCGGACTCGGCGGCTACCTCACCAGCGTCAGCCTGGACTGGGGACTCGTCGGCGCCGTCACCGCCGCCGCCATCGTCGGCTCCGTGCTCGGCTCCCGCCTGGCCGGCCGCATCCCCGAAACAGCGCTCCGCAAGGGCTTCGGCATCTTCGTGCTCGTGATGGGCGTCTTCGTCCTCGTCCAGGAACTCCCCGCCCCGGCCAACACCATTCTCGCCGTCGCCGCAGCCGTCCTGGCAGCAGCCGCCCTCACCTGCCGCTACGCCATCCCCGCCTGCCCGCTACGGCGGTCGCCCGCCCGGCCTGCCGCGGCGGGAGCCCGCTAG